The Eleutherodactylus coqui strain aEleCoq1 chromosome 6, aEleCoq1.hap1, whole genome shotgun sequence genome window below encodes:
- the LOC136572017 gene encoding zonadhesin-like — protein MEIYCKDDVQPADTTEPYITLHIPAPAEDHSRHVTQDEGETPELTMRPVSVLLLSLLSAAFILISAYKVPPTTTTRPCEPDKVYKERGGCKTYCNDPKKSVCDRKGRPGCYCKEGLLELDGKCIKKEDCEACTGNRTYTSCGGCPYTCSNWKDLMCTAHCRLGCFCNEDYVTNATGHCILIKDCPK, from the exons ATGGAGATTTACTGCAAGGATGATGTCCAACCTGCTGACACCACAGAGCCCTATATAACACTGCACATCCCTGCACCAGCAGAAGACCACAGCCGGCACGTCACACAG GACGAAGGTGAAACCCCAGAGCTGACCATGAGACCGGTCtctgtgctgctgctgtcactgctga GTGCCGCCTTCATACTGATTAGCGCATATAAAGTGCCGCCAACTA CTACTACAAGACCCTGTGAACCCGATAAAGTGTACAAGGAACGTGGGGGCTGCAAGACATACTGCAATGACCCCAAGAAATCGGTTTGTGATAGAAAAGGTCGCCCCGGCTGCTACTGCAAGGAAGGTCTTCTGGAGCTGGATGGTAAATGTATAAAGAAGGAAGATTGCGAGGCGTGCACCGGAAACAGGACGTACACATCATGCGGAGGCTGCCCCTACACCTGCAGCAATTGGAAGGACCTTATGTGTACTGCACATTGTAGACTTGGATGCTTCTGTAATGAAGACTACGTTACTAATGCGACAGGACACTGCATCCTCATCAAGGATTGTCCCAAATAA